One Prosthecobacter dejongeii DNA window includes the following coding sequences:
- a CDS encoding DUF4328 domain-containing protein, giving the protein MSAIYINTGTGESKIYEEDQARALWLEGQFGEGALYWREGMGEWQPISKLFPPTTVYQPTPAYKSETKYTRENEEATANSLFGETAPYRFTKDPSGLTKFLKVMLWLDLSLMVASLLSDFTQMSMIEKGGFTDAEAEANDARQQVIGIAYLGVFLITGITFLKWIYRANANCHGFGAQGMKFTPGWSVGWYFVPFMNLVRPYQAMREIWQVSSNPKRWQTQEGSGVLPLWWTLWILSSITGQITFRTSMAVTDLPSLKTATIASIVSGIVDIPLTLVAMTLISRIFQKQKALTDQQS; this is encoded by the coding sequence GGATCAGGCGCGTGCATTGTGGTTAGAAGGCCAATTTGGAGAGGGTGCGTTGTATTGGCGCGAGGGGATGGGGGAGTGGCAGCCCATCTCAAAACTGTTTCCGCCCACGACTGTTTATCAACCGACTCCTGCCTATAAATCTGAAACTAAGTACACTCGTGAAAATGAGGAGGCTACGGCTAACTCTTTGTTTGGTGAAACGGCTCCGTATCGTTTTACCAAGGACCCATCCGGGCTGACGAAGTTTCTCAAGGTCATGCTCTGGCTAGACCTGTCTCTCATGGTGGCAAGTTTACTGAGCGACTTTACTCAGATGAGCATGATTGAGAAAGGTGGCTTTACGGATGCTGAGGCTGAGGCCAACGATGCAAGACAGCAGGTCATCGGGATCGCTTATCTCGGGGTCTTTCTCATCACGGGCATTACTTTTTTAAAGTGGATCTACCGGGCCAATGCGAACTGCCACGGATTTGGCGCTCAAGGGATGAAATTCACACCGGGTTGGTCCGTGGGATGGTACTTTGTTCCCTTCATGAATTTAGTGAGGCCCTATCAGGCCATGCGCGAAATCTGGCAGGTCAGCAGCAACCCCAAACGCTGGCAGACCCAGGAAGGTTCGGGAGTTCTGCCACTCTGGTGGACGTTGTGGATCTTGTCTAGCATCACGGGGCAGATCACCTTCCGCACCAGCATGGCCGTCACGGATCTACCTTCCTTAAAAACAGCGACGATTGCTTCGATCGTCTCTGGGATTGTGGATATTCCGTTAACGCTCGTGGCAATGACGCTCATCAGTCGAATTTTTCAGAAACAGAAAGCGCTCACGGATCAGCAATCTTAA